CCATGAACGTCAGCATTTTCAGCCGGATGTAATCGTCCCGGTAGAAGTAGTACCCGGGCAGCCCCCGCTGGGCCGAGCGGGACGAGTCCTTGATCAGGTACCAGTCGTGGCCGTCCAGTTCCGTGTGCCCCACCACGTGGATCCCGTGGTCGTCGGTGGAACAGCCGGCGTCGAAGCGGTACTCCCGGGCGCTCTGGTCGATCCGGTCGCCGGGGATGTCGAAGGGGGGGACGACGGCCGTGTCGTGGTCGGCGATGTACCCGGGTTCCGAGACGTCGCCCCCGATGCACACGGTGAACCCTTTTTTCACCGCCCCGCGGAGGGCGTCGTACCAGGCGTCCAGGGGAACGTTGTGGTACTCTTTCCCGTGCCAGTAATTGTCCGGCACCTTGTACTCCCCCTTCGCCCAGAACGGCTCGTAGAGGAAGGACATGAACTCCACGTAGGCGTCCAGGTCGAGCCGGAGGACGTCGCGGAGGTACTCGGGCGGCGTCAGGGAGCGGCCGCCCACCTCGATCTTCTCCGGGGGCCGTCCCAGGTGACGGTCGAGGATGAGACGGACGGACCCGGTGACCAGGTCCTCGTCCCACATCTCACTCGATTTCACGCAGGCGAGGTACCCCTTGAGATCTTCCATGAGCGGCCCCTGGTCGAAGACGACGGCGCCTTTCACCAGGCCGGTGTAGTCGGTCTCGCGGACGATCCCGTACTGCTTCCAGCGCAGGATCAGGGCGGCGCTCTGG
The sequence above is a segment of the Acidobacteriota bacterium genome. Coding sequences within it:
- a CDS encoding peptidase C1, which codes for MFFRLGPLAVAALLCLFARPLPAQTAGGAPAKPAVKGPSDTAFYRDYVLLDREKQEEADRDKLRAERKGRVYSAEDEKPSRKLTFDVTGVVRPRSKDDFAALWHLPPKRQWWTGNCWCFSATSLMESEIHRVHGLTVKLSEPFTVYWEFVEKAREFVRTKGKSEFGEGSQSAALILRWKQYGIVRETDYTGLVKGAVVFDQGPLMEDLKGYLACVKSSEMWDEDLVTGSVRLILDRHLGRPPEKIEVGGRSLTPPEYLRDVLRLDLDAYVEFMSFLYEPFWAKGEYKVPDNYWHGKEYHNVPLDAWYDALRGAVKKGFTVCIGGDVSEPGYIADHDTAVVPPFDIPGDRIDQSAREYRFDAGCSTDDHGIHVVGHTELDGHDWYLIKDSSRSAQRGLPGYYFYRDDYIRLKMLTFMVHRDAVGDLLARFARESAAAAAPAK